The Sulfurihydrogenibium sp. genome includes a region encoding these proteins:
- a CDS encoding c-type cytochrome, with protein MKKKLTLFAISALVLSSNAGTDNFNDDVLEAKQLAKIDAQSLSSVPTKKVVLYPQYSVRLNDKNANEIVEKEQPVEAEVAVGYNQKEIGILIRWKDETKSVQPALATNKYGDGVAVEFPTVYGKGKTLAYVGMGDSNHPVMVYLKKAVEGKEYKKSFISEGFGTMTEIEEKGYNFTMQYDDSKKEWTAVIVKPLKTPDLNLASGMVPVAFAVYDGNSLNRDGNKRISSWKFIKIDKFKADPSYVKYISWGYGEIGDPARGKELMTQNGCNGCHRYADQNTAPEGLAPNLSKIGGYSNPIYLKESIINPNDVVIRNLNINRHYNKSGEKDKNGAYPNNDMYTWYIKGDKGKLQSKMPPFAHLSEKDVADIVAYLKTLK; from the coding sequence ATGAAAAAGAAGCTAACATTGTTTGCTATATCAGCACTTGTTCTATCTTCAAACGCCGGGACGGATAACTTTAATGATGATGTTTTAGAGGCTAAACAGCTTGCTAAAATAGACGCCCAGTCTTTATCTTCTGTCCCAACTAAGAAGGTTGTTTTATATCCACAGTATTCAGTTCGTTTAAATGATAAAAATGCTAATGAAATAGTTGAAAAAGAACAACCTGTAGAGGCAGAAGTTGCGGTAGGTTATAATCAAAAAGAAATAGGAATATTAATAAGATGGAAGGATGAGACTAAATCTGTTCAACCTGCTTTAGCTACTAACAAATACGGCGACGGTGTAGCTGTTGAATTTCCAACCGTTTATGGTAAAGGTAAAACCTTAGCTTATGTAGGAATGGGAGATTCTAACCATCCTGTGATGGTTTATTTAAAGAAAGCGGTTGAAGGAAAGGAATATAAAAAGTCCTTCATCTCAGAAGGCTTTGGAACAATGACGGAAATCGAAGAAAAAGGCTACAACTTTACAATGCAGTATGATGATTCTAAAAAAGAATGGACTGCTGTAATCGTAAAACCATTAAAAACTCCAGATTTAAATCTTGCATCCGGCATGGTTCCTGTTGCTTTTGCTGTTTACGATGGAAACAGTTTAAACAGGGATGGAAATAAGAGAATTTCTTCTTGGAAGTTTATAAAGATTGATAAATTTAAAGCTGACCCAAGTTATGTAAAATACATTTCATGGGGATATGGAGAAATTGGAGACCCAGCAAGAGGAAAAGAGTTGATGACTCAAAATGGCTGTAATGGTTGCCATAGATATGCAGACCAAAACACAGCACCGGAAGGCTTAGCACCAAACTTATCTAAGATTGGCGGATATTCAAACCCTATATACTTGAAAGAATCAATAATAAACCCTAACGATGTTGTGATTAGAAACTTAAACATAAACAGACATTACAACAAATCAGGTGAAAAAGATAAAAATGGAGCATATCCTAACAACGACATGTATACATGGTACATCAAGGGCGATAAAGGAAAATTACAATCTAAAATGCCTCCATTTGCACATCTGTCTGAGAAAGATGTTGCCGACATTGTTGCTTATTTAAAGACTTTAAAGTGA